From the genome of Solidesulfovibrio carbinolicus, one region includes:
- a CDS encoding B12-binding domain-containing radical SAM protein, whose product MLVWMGPSVVLAQAKDVTGLSGTGGVSVTFFDAYRLKALSMGSLRERRGSCLARRTGDMAIRKKVLLFNPPPNPDIGPQLHLESLGLGYVAASVRRELGRTHAVTLWDCSLIDKSMAHVPEVLQAIAPDYVGLSLSAMNAGQGVALAAQVRKRHPRAKILIGGILASSLPAEELACYSPDAIIRGEGETLVPQALALLEDAAPGQVLELVQEQALDVDALAWPARDMLPWQLKMHAQASVAASRGCPYRCSFCSIPKAGPIRKWRPRDIDDVVDEMRFLYKTYNIAHFYFVDDNFILNSKPSFLRAERFAKLVRDKLPCIRFGFMCRSSAIDKRLINSLKSAGLAGVFLGIESFSQAVLDRYNKKETVEGHIRAIAVLNDLDITINPGFIFFDPWTSASEMRQTISVMKDIDFPSLQSINSKLTCYRGTAIEQQLEELEKPETRLGIRGYAVKEAQTAIIMEQCCDIFQNQLLSDPDYVEYQHCQYVLGSLQPFFLNTPQESLFVLHYAQCKTLWKAGDMAVLQRIDDYLRSASAPGASAGAVLDAHSRERWRKGNACAKLFFTLAQPHLVRAVAAGCAEEARLAVLAFNVPGGHLDMAGLLDQPGANGGSNDVTIAQALGYAWDAGSMGGYLRRLVRNNDVQALVALVESACLTFNFAVIEAVERCLEEAGIPAAESVVDSLGQARQLFRSSYPEFVLAQAQSSMSVASRVRTTRPMVNSCPAD is encoded by the coding sequence ATGCTGGTGTGGATGGGGCCTTCAGTGGTCCTTGCCCAGGCCAAGGACGTTACGGGCTTGTCTGGAACAGGCGGGGTCAGTGTAACGTTTTTCGATGCCTATCGACTAAAAGCCCTGAGCATGGGGAGCCTCCGGGAACGGAGAGGAAGCTGCCTTGCCAGGAGGACGGGCGATATGGCCATTCGCAAAAAGGTGTTGCTGTTTAATCCGCCGCCCAATCCTGACATCGGGCCGCAGCTGCACCTTGAAAGTCTCGGCCTGGGCTATGTCGCCGCCTCCGTGCGCCGGGAGCTGGGCAGGACCCATGCGGTGACGCTTTGGGACTGCAGTCTGATCGACAAGTCCATGGCTCACGTACCCGAGGTGCTTCAGGCCATTGCGCCTGACTATGTCGGCCTGAGCCTTTCGGCCATGAACGCCGGGCAAGGCGTGGCCCTGGCCGCCCAGGTTCGCAAGCGCCATCCCCGGGCCAAGATCCTGATCGGCGGCATTCTGGCTTCTTCCCTGCCGGCTGAGGAATTGGCTTGCTACAGCCCGGACGCGATCATTCGGGGCGAAGGCGAAACGCTTGTCCCGCAGGCGTTGGCCTTGCTTGAGGACGCCGCACCTGGTCAGGTGTTGGAGCTGGTCCAGGAGCAAGCCCTTGATGTGGACGCCCTTGCCTGGCCCGCCCGGGACATGTTGCCCTGGCAGCTCAAGATGCATGCCCAGGCCAGCGTCGCCGCCTCGCGCGGTTGTCCGTACCGATGCAGTTTTTGCAGTATCCCCAAAGCCGGTCCCATCAGGAAATGGCGTCCTCGGGACATCGACGACGTGGTCGATGAGATGCGTTTTCTCTATAAGACCTACAACATCGCCCACTTCTATTTCGTTGACGACAACTTCATCCTCAATTCCAAGCCTTCCTTTCTGCGGGCCGAACGCTTCGCCAAACTTGTACGGGACAAACTGCCTTGCATCCGTTTCGGATTTATGTGCCGATCCTCAGCCATCGACAAACGACTCATCAATAGTCTGAAGTCTGCCGGCTTAGCGGGTGTTTTTCTCGGTATAGAGTCGTTTTCCCAGGCTGTCCTTGATCGCTATAACAAGAAGGAGACCGTTGAGGGGCACATACGGGCCATTGCCGTCCTTAACGATCTGGACATAACCATCAATCCGGGGTTTATTTTCTTCGATCCCTGGACCAGCGCTTCCGAGATGCGGCAGACGATAAGCGTCATGAAGGACATCGATTTTCCATCACTGCAATCCATCAATTCCAAATTGACCTGCTATCGCGGAACGGCCATCGAACAACAGCTGGAAGAACTGGAGAAGCCAGAGACACGTCTGGGTATACGCGGCTATGCCGTCAAGGAAGCGCAAACTGCAATCATTATGGAGCAATGTTGCGACATATTTCAAAATCAGCTGCTTTCTGATCCTGATTATGTCGAATATCAGCATTGTCAGTATGTGTTGGGATCGTTGCAGCCTTTTTTTCTCAATACGCCTCAGGAATCGCTCTTTGTGTTGCATTATGCGCAATGCAAGACGCTGTGGAAGGCCGGAGACATGGCCGTTTTGCAGCGGATAGACGACTATTTGCGCAGTGCGAGCGCTCCGGGAGCGTCAGCCGGCGCTGTGCTGGACGCCCACTCCCGGGAGCGCTGGCGCAAGGGCAATGCCTGCGCCAAGCTGTTTTTCACCCTGGCGCAACCGCATCTGGTTCGCGCCGTGGCCGCCGGCTGCGCCGAGGAGGCCCGGCTGGCCGTACTGGCCTTTAATGTGCCCGGCGGGCACCTCGACATGGCCGGCCTGCTCGACCAGCCCGGCGCAAACGGCGGGAGCAACGACGTCACCATCGCCCAGGCCCTGGGCTATGCCTGGGATGCCGGCTCTATGGGCGGCTATCTGCGCCGCTTGGTCCGCAACAATGACGTCCAGGCCCTTGTGGCCCTCGTGGAGTCGGCCTGCCTGACGTTCAACTTTGCCGTCATTGAAGCGGTGGAACGCTGCCTGGAGGAAGCGGGCATCCCAGCCGCCGAATCCGTGGTGGACAGCCTGGGGCAGGCTAGGCAACTGTTTCGCTCCAGCTATCCCGAGTTTGTTTTGGCCCAGGCCCAATCGTCGATGTCGGTCGCCTCAAGGGTCAGGACGACAAGACCCATGGTCAACTCCTGTCCAGCCGATTAA
- a CDS encoding acyltransferase family protein has product MPTPTISRLLSVDALRGLAIAAMIVVNNPGDRRFVYPQLLHAQWHGLTLADVVFPLFLFLVGVCVALAIAPDKTRDATGRFSLWRKILPRAAVLFALGLGENAYLRLSFDELRLPGVLQRIAVVYLATAWLQSRLSSRALAVVAAVTLLGYWLLLAAVPVPGHGHPSLGMEPNLQGWLDQLVLGRHIWKFNTSWDPEGILSTFPAIALGLIGVLAGRWLRQGGDRPGRAGLFGLLMIALGLAWDVVFPFNKSLCTSSFVLVTGGLGLVMLAVAHAVLDGRPRAAWARPLGILGRNPLFLYVTASFLAASLRHVRVADAAGQTVNLQKALYLALFGFLPPGPFPSLCWGLLMLAVMFLLALALHARGIVIRL; this is encoded by the coding sequence ATGCCCACCCCCACCATATCCAGACTGCTTTCCGTCGACGCCCTGCGCGGCCTGGCCATTGCCGCCATGATCGTGGTCAACAATCCCGGCGACCGGCGCTTCGTGTATCCCCAATTGCTCCACGCCCAGTGGCACGGGCTGACCCTGGCCGACGTGGTTTTTCCCCTGTTTCTCTTCCTGGTCGGCGTATGCGTCGCCTTGGCCATCGCCCCTGACAAGACCCGCGACGCCACGGGGCGCTTCAGCCTCTGGCGCAAAATCCTCCCGCGCGCCGCCGTGCTCTTTGCCCTGGGGCTGGGGGAAAACGCCTACCTACGCCTGAGCTTCGACGAACTGCGCCTCCCGGGCGTGCTCCAACGCATCGCCGTGGTCTATCTCGCCACCGCCTGGCTCCAGTCGCGGTTGTCCAGCCGCGCCCTTGCCGTCGTCGCCGCCGTGACGCTGCTTGGCTACTGGCTGCTGCTGGCCGCCGTGCCGGTGCCCGGCCACGGCCATCCCTCCCTGGGCATGGAACCCAACCTTCAAGGCTGGCTCGACCAGCTCGTCCTTGGCCGGCACATCTGGAAATTCAACACGAGTTGGGACCCGGAGGGCATCCTGTCCACCTTCCCGGCCATCGCCCTGGGGCTTATCGGCGTGCTGGCCGGCCGCTGGCTGCGCCAGGGCGGCGACAGGCCCGGACGCGCCGGCCTGTTCGGACTGCTCATGATCGCTCTCGGCCTGGCCTGGGACGTCGTTTTTCCTTTCAACAAATCCTTGTGCACGAGTTCCTTCGTGCTTGTTACCGGCGGCCTGGGTCTCGTTATGCTGGCTGTCGCCCACGCCGTCCTCGACGGCCGTCCCAGGGCCGCCTGGGCGCGCCCGCTGGGCATCCTCGGCCGCAACCCGCTTTTCCTCTACGTCACGGCCTCATTTCTGGCCGCCAGCCTGCGCCATGTCCGGGTCGCCGACGCCGCCGGCCAGACCGTCAACCTGCAAAAGGCGCTTTATCTGGCCCTGTTCGGTTTCCTGCCGCCCGGCCCTTTTCCCTCCCTGTGCTGGGGGCTGCTGATGCTGGCCGTCATGTTCCTGCTGGCCCTGGCCCTTCATGCCAGGGGCATCGTCATACGGCTCTGA
- a CDS encoding caspase family protein, with protein MRLRVLVLTLLVLLFACTHAAAATPPAEPILRIETGMHTALIKRIAVDALGRYLATASDDKTCRVWDIKTGEQLRVLRPPIGHEYEGRLYSVAMSPDGRYVFCGGWSGYGWDKAHSVYIFDRETGQLVRRLTGLPSVVNHLAVSRDGAYLAAVMGEDGLRVWRLSDLALIGQDRDYKGESYGAAFDGKGHLATACYDGAVRLYRVADTGLTLLAKTQTQGGARPFSLAFSPDGSQLAVGFTDTPAVTVLDAETLGLLGAPNLAGVDNGNLATVAFAVDGALLAAGRWVTDRGCPIRSFKPSDYVQYRDLDTGKSAVVALCPLPDGGVAYGTVAPRWGVLRPDGSFGMTRSPAIQDYRSSVRAFYLDRTGETVGYAVGGRKGVYRFALPGRDLRHIDAVTPDMAAPRTQAAGLTVAGWEGGRTLTLNGQPLKMKDFETSFSLAIAPDNRRLILGTSWNVRAYGADGAPLWQTPAPDTVWAVGVSGDGRMVVAAMGDGSIRWYRLEDGRELLAYFPNADGKRWVLWTPTGYYDASPGGEDMIGWNVNNGPDHAADFFPASRFREAFHRPDVVDMVPRALDEDRALAAANVARGGDVRAPSVLTARPPVVEILSPAPGGGFAAPDMAVKYAVRSPGGEDITAVRVLVDGARVLEQRPNLAGRGLEPSVLTSNVALPERDVVLSVVAENKNGPSAPATVKLKWTGRAAAPAAPASKLYVLAIGAGAYADKSLSLTYPAKDAQDFAAAMALQKGKLYSDVVVRTLTDEAATKEAILNGLDWIERQTTQHDVAMIFLAGHGVNDKNGDYYFLPTTVELEKLRASGLPFMEVQKTIRNIAGKTLFFVDTCHSGSIMGASRRGMTDVNGVINELSSAGNGAIVFAASTGRQYSLEKPDWQNGAFTKALVEGVLGKADVKRTGRVTFKMLDLYISERVKELTGGEQTPTTGVPGTVEDFPIAAY; from the coding sequence ATGCGCCTTCGCGTACTCGTTCTCACGCTGCTTGTTCTCCTTTTCGCCTGCACCCACGCCGCTGCCGCCACGCCGCCCGCCGAACCGATCCTGCGCATAGAAACCGGCATGCATACGGCGCTCATCAAGCGCATCGCCGTGGACGCGCTGGGCCGCTATCTGGCCACGGCCTCCGACGACAAGACCTGCCGCGTCTGGGACATCAAGACCGGCGAACAACTGCGCGTGCTGCGCCCGCCCATCGGCCATGAATACGAAGGCCGGCTCTACAGCGTGGCCATGAGCCCCGACGGCCGCTACGTCTTTTGCGGCGGCTGGTCCGGCTATGGCTGGGACAAGGCCCACAGCGTCTACATCTTCGACCGCGAAACCGGCCAGCTCGTGCGCCGGCTGACCGGCCTGCCAAGCGTTGTCAACCATCTGGCCGTCTCCCGCGACGGGGCCTATCTGGCCGCCGTCATGGGCGAGGACGGGCTGCGCGTCTGGCGGCTGTCCGATCTGGCGCTTATCGGCCAGGACCGCGACTATAAGGGCGAGAGCTACGGCGCGGCCTTTGACGGCAAGGGCCATCTGGCCACGGCCTGCTACGACGGCGCGGTGCGGCTCTACCGGGTGGCCGACACGGGCCTGACCCTTTTAGCCAAGACCCAGACCCAGGGCGGCGCGCGGCCCTTTTCCCTGGCCTTTTCCCCGGACGGCAGCCAGCTGGCCGTGGGCTTTACCGACACTCCGGCCGTGACGGTCCTGGACGCCGAGACCCTGGGCCTGCTTGGCGCGCCCAACCTCGCCGGAGTGGACAACGGCAACCTCGCCACCGTCGCCTTTGCCGTCGACGGGGCGCTTCTGGCCGCCGGCCGCTGGGTCACGGACCGGGGCTGCCCCATCCGCAGCTTCAAACCTTCCGATTACGTGCAATACCGCGACCTCGACACCGGCAAATCGGCCGTGGTGGCCCTGTGTCCGCTGCCCGACGGCGGCGTGGCCTACGGCACGGTGGCCCCGCGCTGGGGCGTGCTGCGCCCGGACGGCAGCTTCGGCATGACCCGCTCCCCGGCCATCCAGGACTACCGCTCCTCGGTGCGGGCCTTCTACCTCGACCGCACCGGCGAGACGGTGGGCTATGCCGTGGGCGGGCGCAAGGGCGTCTACCGCTTTGCCTTGCCCGGCCGCGATCTGCGCCATATCGACGCCGTGACCCCGGACATGGCCGCGCCGCGAACCCAGGCCGCGGGCCTGACCGTGGCCGGCTGGGAAGGCGGGCGCACGCTGACGTTAAACGGCCAGCCGCTCAAGATGAAGGATTTCGAGACGTCCTTTTCCCTGGCCATCGCCCCGGACAACCGCCGGCTGATCCTGGGCACCTCCTGGAACGTCCGGGCCTACGGAGCCGACGGCGCGCCGTTGTGGCAGACTCCGGCCCCGGACACGGTCTGGGCGGTGGGCGTCAGCGGCGACGGCCGCATGGTCGTCGCGGCCATGGGCGACGGCTCCATCCGCTGGTACCGTCTGGAGGACGGGCGCGAGCTGCTGGCCTATTTCCCCAATGCCGACGGCAAGCGCTGGGTGTTGTGGACCCCGACGGGCTACTACGACGCCTCCCCGGGCGGCGAGGACATGATCGGCTGGAACGTCAACAACGGCCCGGACCACGCGGCCGACTTCTTTCCGGCCTCGCGCTTCCGCGAAGCCTTCCACCGCCCCGACGTGGTGGACATGGTGCCGCGCGCCCTGGACGAGGACCGAGCCCTGGCCGCGGCCAACGTGGCCCGTGGGGGCGATGTGCGCGCGCCTTCGGTGCTGACTGCCCGGCCGCCGGTGGTGGAAATCCTCAGTCCGGCTCCGGGCGGGGGATTTGCCGCCCCGGACATGGCCGTCAAATACGCCGTGCGCAGTCCCGGCGGCGAGGACATCACCGCCGTGCGGGTGCTGGTGGACGGCGCGCGCGTGCTGGAGCAACGCCCCAATCTCGCCGGCCGGGGCCTAGAGCCCAGCGTGCTCACCAGCAACGTGGCCCTGCCCGAGCGCGACGTGGTGCTTTCGGTGGTGGCCGAGAACAAAAATGGCCCCTCGGCCCCGGCCACGGTGAAGCTCAAGTGGACCGGCCGCGCCGCCGCGCCGGCCGCGCCGGCCTCCAAGCTCTACGTCCTGGCCATCGGAGCCGGAGCCTATGCCGACAAGTCCCTGTCGCTCACCTATCCGGCCAAGGACGCCCAGGACTTCGCCGCCGCCATGGCCCTGCAAAAGGGCAAGCTCTACAGCGACGTGGTGGTGCGTACCCTCACCGACGAAGCCGCCACCAAGGAAGCCATCCTCAACGGCCTGGACTGGATCGAGCGCCAGACCACCCAGCACGACGTGGCCATGATCTTTTTGGCCGGCCATGGGGTCAACGACAAAAACGGCGATTATTACTTCTTGCCGACCACGGTGGAGCTGGAGAAGCTGCGGGCCTCGGGGCTGCCGTTTATGGAAGTGCAAAAGACCATCCGCAACATCGCCGGCAAGACGCTGTTTTTCGTGGACACCTGCCACAGCGGCTCCATCATGGGGGCGTCGCGTCGCGGCATGACGGACGTCAACGGCGTCATCAACGAACTCTCCAGCGCCGGCAACGGGGCCATCGTCTTTGCCGCCTCCACCGGCCGGCAATATTCCCTGGAAAAGCCGGACTGGCAAAACGGGGCCTTCACCAAGGCCCTGGTGGAAGGCGTGCTGGGCAAAGCCGACGTCAAGCGCACCGGCCGGGTGACGTTCAAGATGCTCGACCTCTACATCTCCGAGCGCGTCAAGGAACTCACCGGCGGCGAACAGACCCCGACCACCGGCGTGCCCGGCACGGTGGAGGACTTCCCCATCGCGGCCTACTAA
- a CDS encoding FAD-binding and (Fe-S)-binding domain-containing protein translates to MTEPCRAESLPVAHKAFHDRISAFIPAERIFLGPFRNLALGDDASFYRLIPKIVIKAVTEAEVARILRAAAAEHVAVTFRTAGTSLSGQALTDSVLVYLAGAWRGLRIHPGAGHISLEPGVIGAEANVRLAPYGRKIGPDPASISACMIGGIAANNSSGMCCGTAENSYKTVESMRLVFADGTALDTADPASRAAFAVARPKLLAELAAMRAEILADGELAERIRRKFKIKNTTGYGLNAFIDFEDPFDILLHLIIGSEGTLAFISEVTYRTVVEHPHKASSLMIYPTIDAACRATMALKQGLVSAVELMDRASLRSVEDKPGMPAYLKELSEEAAAILVEVRAADKPGLLAAIDGALSRVAGIEPVFPLIFMDGKDDYEKLWNIRRGLFTSVGGARKPGTAVIIEDVVFPIERLAEGTVELQRLMRDHGFAEGIIFGHALEGNLHFVFCPDFGDPDATAHYRALLDEVAAMVVGRYDGSLKGEHGTGRNMAPFVEMEWGRTAYAYMQRLKAAFDPEGILNPGVILNDDKEVHLKDLKPMPAVDPIIDRCIECGYCESVCPSRNVTTTPRQRIALQRHMALAKQTGDLGEFNDFHDAYAYYGAATCAADGLCATVCPVAVDTGSFTKSYRGREAGGRARKIGRFVADHYGLVTTLASGGLWLSHGVHKLLGTKAMTAMTHGLRKLSRGLVPYWTPTAPKGAPRLELKNTRQGKGRRVVYFPSCTTRAMGPSALDPDQRGLFAAVMSVLAKAGYDVIFPEGLKELCCGLTLESKGLHEDAGRKSAELEAVLRKVSDNGAIPILCDASPCLYTMRCKMEPGLKLHEPVEFIHDFCLPHLDLTPVDAAVALHVSCSSVKMGLSAKFAALAKLCAKQVVIPRNIHCCGFAGDRGFFYPELNAAALADLPGQLPATVTAGYSNSRTCEIGLSFHGGIPYQSMAYLVDQAARPK, encoded by the coding sequence ATGACCGAGCCGTGCCGCGCCGAAAGCCTGCCCGTTGCCCATAAAGCCTTCCACGACCGCATAAGCGCCTTCATCCCGGCCGAGCGCATCTTCCTCGGCCCGTTTCGCAACCTCGCCCTGGGCGACGACGCCAGCTTCTATCGGCTGATCCCCAAGATCGTCATCAAGGCCGTCACCGAAGCCGAGGTGGCCCGCATTCTTCGCGCCGCCGCCGCCGAACACGTGGCCGTTACCTTCCGCACCGCCGGCACCAGCCTGTCCGGCCAGGCGCTGACCGATTCCGTGCTGGTCTATCTGGCCGGCGCCTGGCGCGGGCTGCGCATCCATCCCGGCGCGGGCCACATCAGCCTGGAGCCCGGCGTCATCGGGGCCGAGGCCAACGTGCGGCTTGCCCCTTACGGCCGCAAGATCGGCCCGGACCCGGCGTCCATAAGCGCCTGCATGATCGGCGGCATCGCCGCCAACAATTCGTCGGGCATGTGCTGCGGCACGGCGGAAAACAGCTACAAGACCGTGGAATCCATGCGTCTGGTCTTCGCCGACGGCACGGCCCTGGACACCGCCGACCCGGCCTCCCGGGCCGCCTTTGCCGTGGCCCGGCCGAAACTGCTGGCCGAGCTGGCCGCCATGCGCGCCGAAATCCTGGCCGACGGGGAACTGGCCGAGCGCATCCGCCGCAAATTCAAGATCAAAAACACCACCGGCTATGGGCTAAACGCCTTTATCGACTTTGAAGACCCCTTCGACATCCTGCTGCACCTCATCATCGGCTCCGAAGGGACCTTGGCCTTTATCAGCGAGGTCACCTACCGCACCGTGGTCGAGCACCCCCACAAGGCCTCGTCGCTCATGATCTACCCGACCATCGACGCCGCCTGCCGGGCCACCATGGCCCTGAAACAAGGCCTGGTGTCGGCCGTGGAGCTCATGGACCGGGCCTCGCTGCGCTCGGTGGAGGACAAACCCGGGATGCCGGCCTATCTCAAGGAATTGTCCGAGGAGGCCGCCGCCATTTTGGTGGAAGTGCGCGCCGCCGACAAACCCGGGCTGCTGGCCGCCATCGACGGCGCGCTGTCCCGGGTGGCCGGCATCGAGCCGGTCTTTCCGCTCATCTTCATGGACGGCAAGGACGATTACGAAAAGCTGTGGAACATCCGGCGCGGACTTTTCACCTCGGTCGGCGGAGCGCGAAAGCCCGGCACGGCCGTCATCATCGAGGACGTGGTCTTTCCCATCGAGCGGCTGGCCGAGGGCACGGTGGAACTCCAGCGCCTCATGCGCGACCACGGTTTTGCCGAAGGCATCATTTTCGGCCATGCCCTGGAAGGCAATCTCCACTTCGTCTTTTGCCCGGACTTCGGCGACCCGGACGCCACGGCCCATTACCGGGCGCTGTTGGACGAAGTGGCGGCCATGGTCGTCGGCCGCTACGACGGCTCGCTCAAGGGCGAACACGGCACCGGCCGCAACATGGCCCCCTTTGTCGAGATGGAGTGGGGCCGCACCGCCTACGCCTATATGCAGCGCCTCAAGGCCGCCTTCGATCCCGAAGGCATCCTCAATCCCGGTGTGATCTTAAACGACGACAAGGAAGTGCACCTCAAGGACTTGAAACCCATGCCGGCAGTCGATCCCATCATCGACCGCTGCATCGAGTGCGGCTACTGCGAATCGGTGTGCCCCTCGCGAAACGTCACCACCACGCCGCGCCAGCGCATAGCACTCCAGCGCCACATGGCCCTGGCCAAGCAGACCGGCGACCTGGGCGAATTCAACGACTTCCACGACGCCTACGCCTACTACGGCGCGGCCACCTGCGCCGCCGACGGCCTGTGCGCCACGGTCTGTCCCGTGGCCGTGGACACCGGCTCCTTCACCAAAAGCTACCGCGGCCGGGAAGCCGGCGGCCGGGCGCGCAAGATCGGCCGGTTCGTGGCCGACCACTACGGCCTGGTGACGACCCTGGCCAGCGGCGGGCTGTGGCTGTCCCACGGCGTCCACAAGCTGCTGGGGACCAAGGCCATGACCGCCATGACCCACGGCCTGCGAAAGCTCTCGCGGGGCCTGGTTCCCTACTGGACGCCCACCGCTCCCAAGGGCGCGCCGCGCCTGGAGCTGAAAAACACCCGCCAAGGCAAGGGCCGGCGGGTGGTCTATTTCCCGAGCTGCACCACCCGGGCCATGGGTCCCTCGGCCCTGGACCCGGACCAGCGCGGGCTTTTCGCCGCCGTCATGTCCGTTTTGGCCAAGGCCGGCTACGACGTCATCTTCCCCGAGGGCTTGAAGGAATTGTGCTGCGGCCTGACGCTGGAATCCAAGGGCCTGCACGAGGACGCGGGGCGCAAATCGGCCGAGCTGGAGGCGGTGCTGCGAAAAGTGAGCGACAACGGGGCCATCCCCATCCTGTGCGACGCCAGCCCGTGCCTCTACACCATGCGCTGCAAGATGGAGCCGGGGCTTAAACTCCACGAACCCGTGGAATTCATCCACGACTTCTGCCTGCCGCATCTTGATCTGACCCCGGTTGACGCGGCCGTGGCCCTGCATGTCTCGTGCTCGTCGGTGAAAATGGGCCTGTCGGCCAAGTTCGCCGCCCTGGCCAAGTTGTGCGCCAAACAGGTGGTCATCCCGCGCAACATCCACTGCTGCGGCTTTGCCGGCGACCGGGGCTTTTTCTACCCCGAACTCAACGCCGCCGCCCTGGCCGATCTGCCCGGGCAACTGCCGGCCACGGTCACGGCCGGCTACAGCAACAGCCGTACCTGCGAAATCGGCCTGTCCTTCCACGGCGGCATCCCCTACCAGTCCATGGCCTACCTGGTGGACCAGGCCGCCCGGCCGAAGTAG
- the mtnP gene encoding S-methyl-5'-thioadenosine phosphorylase, with translation MKIGIIGGSGLDDPNILENPSDIEVDTPYGAPNSTLRQGRIAGKDVVLLARHGRSHTATPTHVNYRANIHALRSVGCAAVISTTAVGSLRAEIGRGDLVILDQFIDFTRRRALTFHDRFEPHNPAHTPMADPFSEPLRKLLIDACRKFGYRHHDKGTVVTIEGPRFSTRAESNMFRAWGADVINMSVATECALAVEAGLPYASVAMSTDYDCWKTDEPPVSWEEIVTIFKENAEKVTSVLIEVVGKM, from the coding sequence ATGAAGATCGGCATCATCGGCGGCAGCGGCCTGGACGACCCCAATATCCTGGAAAATCCCTCCGACATCGAGGTGGACACCCCTTACGGCGCGCCAAATTCGACCCTGCGTCAGGGCCGGATCGCCGGCAAGGACGTGGTGCTTTTGGCCCGCCACGGCCGGTCCCACACGGCCACGCCCACCCACGTTAACTACCGGGCCAACATCCACGCCCTGCGTTCGGTGGGCTGCGCCGCCGTCATCTCCACCACGGCGGTGGGGTCGCTGCGGGCCGAGATCGGGCGCGGCGATCTGGTCATCCTCGACCAGTTCATCGACTTCACCCGGCGTCGGGCGCTCACCTTCCACGACCGGTTCGAGCCGCACAATCCGGCCCACACGCCCATGGCCGACCCGTTTTCCGAGCCGCTTAGAAAGCTGCTCATCGACGCCTGCCGCAAGTTCGGCTACCGCCACCACGACAAGGGCACGGTGGTCACCATCGAAGGGCCGCGTTTTTCCACCCGCGCCGAATCGAACATGTTCCGGGCCTGGGGCGCGGACGTCATCAATATGAGCGTGGCCACGGAATGCGCCCTGGCCGTGGAGGCCGGGCTGCCGTACGCGTCGGTGGCCATGAGCACGGACTACGACTGCTGGAAGACCGACGAGCCGCCCGTCTCCTGGGAGGAGATCGTGACGATCTTCAAGGAAAACGCCGAGAAGGTGACGAGCGTGCTTATTGAGGTGGTGGGGAAGATGTAG
- a CDS encoding adenine phosphoribosyltransferase, with protein MDLRTLIRDIPDYPKEGILFFDITPLLGDPDGFRRAVDLLAERFADSGATKIVAAEARGFIFGAALAYKMGLGFVPVRKPGKLPYKTVSVSYDLEYGSDTLCMHEDALLRDEKVLVIDDLLATGGTLSGVIDLVEHFGADIVGIGVVIELEFLNGKEQLRSYGYESILQIA; from the coding sequence ATGGACCTGCGCACACTTATTCGCGACATCCCGGATTATCCCAAGGAAGGCATCCTCTTTTTCGACATCACGCCGCTTTTGGGCGATCCGGACGGGTTCCGCCGGGCCGTCGACCTTTTGGCCGAGCGGTTCGCCGATTCCGGAGCCACGAAAATCGTGGCCGCCGAGGCGCGCGGCTTCATTTTCGGCGCGGCGCTGGCCTACAAGATGGGCCTGGGCTTCGTGCCCGTGCGCAAGCCTGGCAAGCTGCCGTACAAGACGGTTTCCGTCTCCTATGACCTGGAATACGGCTCCGACACCCTGTGCATGCACGAGGACGCGCTTTTACGCGACGAAAAAGTGCTGGTCATCGACGACTTGCTGGCCACGGGCGGCACGCTGTCCGGCGTCATCGATCTCGTGGAGCATTTCGGCGCGGACATCGTCGGCATCGGCGTGGTCATTGAGCTGGAATTCTTAAACGGCAAGGAACAGCTGCGGTCCTACGGCTACGAGAGCATTTTGCAGATCGCCTAG